AATTTGACCAATTATGCCCCCGAGTGCCGAGTTAAGGATTCATTGGGCTCCGAAATTCTTTTTCGAACGAATTTGCACGGCTccgaccttagaatgttacatttttgatgttcgattaaagccacttctgttttattcataatcatgccaccataaatgttaataaaaatgattgttgccaagttggaattatgtgtaccccacattctacaaaacgaattaatgtactttccaacctccccaaaaatcaaaaccaaaatgatatgattacgcttaagccatgagtatttagattaaggattaaaataatcgaaatgccgaagtcctGCGATGTATAGCTTATTTCcatagattagctcacacagtccactacctcaattcgcgaatcatctcccttcaagtgtcaaaaaacgaatctttgtcagataaaattatcgtaattttaaaaaaatatttgtaaaatacgggttcttggaacttggaaattagcaaaaattatgtttaaacacgttttattacaatttttctcttgatctgtcaaaaaattgcaggcaaatatatttgttattcatccagggATGCATAGCTTGGATGGCTTGAAAATGATTCGCCTCGCGAAAAAGATACcttagtgaaaaagtgtggttggacgatattttctaacagaactaccgtgttagaacgcgactaatgaaaaatgtcgtattttaataataaggataaaaaatgcatgtgactttaaaagtacattaaactatttttcgaaataaaaaagtgcacaatgaaaaataacacagcaaatttgtaaataggaaactattccagatttgaagcgaggagtacaaaaagtcaatttgtttaacaataatgattttaaacagtattttatataaatattgaggtatagtttttattctcacatttgcggcccgcgaatcactgaaaatctgtacttgcggccctctgatgaaatgagtttgacacagctggttTAAGGCATGGCTCGGTCCAAAGCTGATGCTGGCTACCTCGCATCCGGACATCATGAATGCAGTACTTAGCCATCCCGATTGTCTGAAGAAACCGTTTTTCTACGACTTTGTGAAGCTGGAGCACGGAATCTTTGCGGGACACTGTAGGGACAGAGCGTGATGAGGAGTGGCAGTTGAGATAAAAGTGAtgcgtgtgtttattttctgtttctttctcAGATCATTCGTGGAAAACGCAACGGAAAGCGCTCAATCCGACCTTCAACACGCGCATACTGAACAGTTTTATTCCGGTGTTTGTGCAGTGCTCCAGGCAGATGGTGCAGCACATGGAGCAAAGTGTAGGTGACGTTGGCCGGTCGATATCTATCTTCCCTTTCATAAGCAAATGTACGCTGGAAATGGTATGCGGGACGACGATTGGCTGCGATGTGATGGAGCAGCCAGGCAAGGAAACGTTCATTGAGAATGTCGACCGGTAAGCGATGCGAATGGTCTGCAACCTGTTCTCCTGTTTGctatttgaagatttttttcttcctgatGCTGTCCGGTTTGTTTAACCACAATCCATTTTCCTTTGTTTCCCTGTGCGCTATTTTTACATCGACGTTTTGTGCGAGCTTTTTAAGATGGTTCGAGCTCGCCGCGAAACGTATGGTCAGTATCCATCATTACATCGAGCTGCTGTACCGGTTTTCGCGCGACTTCATGGAGGAGTCTGAGCATCGCACATCCTGCTTTAGTTTCTTCGAAACGGTTAGGCCTCTTGATGGTTGCAGTGAAATTGACGCTCACAAAAATAATCACAACGGACTGTATGCTTTATTGAATAGGTAATTGAAAAGGCAAAGGCTCGCATAAACTCTACCGCCATTGATGATGAGTGTGAGGGCTACAAAAAGCCACTCATATTTGCCGACCAGCTGTTGGCGGCGCAGCACAACGGAAATCTCTTTACCGACATCGAAGTTACGCACAATATTTACTCGATGATAGCGGCGGTAAGTTTGGCGAATCGATGTTACAAAGCATTCCTTATCCACACCAGCTCAATAATGGTTTCCACCGCAGGGCAATGACACTACTGCACTTCAGGTGACACACACCTGTCTGTTCCTTGCCATGCACCCAGCGATACAGGAGCGCGTGTACCGCGAGGTGATGGACGTGTTTCCCAATCCCGATCAGGACATTGAGGTGGAGGATCTCAAGAAGCTGACCTACATGGAGCGCGTAATCAAGGAGACCCTTCGGCTAGCCCCGTCCGGACCGAACATTGCACGCCAAACGATGAAGGACATTGAGATAGCTGGTTTACACATACCGCGTGACAGTTTGATAGTGATGAGCATATTTTCAATGCACCGTCGTAAGGATGTTTGGGGCCCGGACGCGGACGTTTTTGACCCAGACCGGTTTCTGCCGGAACGAAGCGAAGGCAGAAGCGCGAACGTGTTCATACCATTCAGTGCCGGTTCGCGCAACTGTATCGGCGGGCGGTACGCCATGCTCAGCATGAAGGTGACGCTGTCCAGCATACTCCGCCGGTTGCGGCTTCGGTCGGATCTGCAAATGAATGATCTGCAGTTTCGGTTCGGTCTGACGCTGAAGCTTGAGTCAGAATATTTTGTACAGGTAGAGAAGAGGATGTAAGtgcagtgtgtatgtgtgtgtgtgtgtgtgagagagagagagaaggagagatagatagagagagagaaagagagagagatagagagagagagagaaagagatagatagagagagatagagagcgagaggaagagagatagatagagagagagagaaagagagagagagaaggagagagagagagaggagagagagagagagaaagagaaaaagagagagtcATGCAAAAGCAATTTTTCCTCTGCTGATTAAtcgaaaaatataatttatgtttatgttgaGAAACAAAGTGCTTCGTGTGGGTTTATGTCAAGTGATAACTTGTTTAAACACGCCAGAAATCCACCAAGATACTAAACAGCAACCATAACGAGAGTGAATGTTAGACATTAGAATCTAGTTGAAGATTTGATTAAATCTCAGTTGCGTGAATATTCTCAGCAGTGCGCTTCTAATAAAGAGATAAATCAACTATTACGATTACAATTCAGTTGCGCAACAATTACGATTCAGTTGCATTCGAACTGTCAACTTGAACAGAACGTTTGCAATCGTACTGTATCTCATCGCGGCGTGTGTCTGCTATTACTACACCTGTGTCGTGCGCAATCGGTATGTACAGGACATGCCCTGTGCTCAACCTTGCTTTTCACTGATAGGAAACGGCCTATCGTTCCTGGAAAAGTCACCGGTCAAACTGTTCCAGAATGTGGTGCAACCCATTGGAGGATCTAatggtaggcggactaggtggtcgcctggggccccggcgatttaggggccccgtagatcgctaGTCGATAGTATGCCGTATCTATTGCATGTATGCCGTATGGTCAcagtactagcgacaagggcccccggaagtAGTAATGGGTCAAGAAGCTCTTTTGCAAGAGCGTAGCGCactgctctcgctctctaaaGTGTGCGGTGCGCTTGAGGTAGCTCCGCACAGAGCGCTGCACacaggagcgattgtgcgatgcgctcccaggagAAAAGATTCGCACTTTACTGAGCGCTACACgcaggagcgattgtgcgatgcgctctCAGGAGCGAAGTTTCGCAACCCACAGAGCGCTGCACgcaggagcgattgtgcgatgcgctcccaggagcGAAGTTTCGCACTATACGGAGTGCTGCACACAGGgcattattttcattactgtattcaatttcaattataATAAACATATACGCACTCATATAAACACATATCACACTAAACATATTCAacataaattttattaaaaatccGGCCCGCAAAGGGATAGGCCTATTATGTATGTATTACGTTATATAAACTTTTGTCACTCGATTcataagaaaatattttctttcaaaCAGATGAGTAAAAATAATTGGCGCATTCACTCACATTCCGCAAGTTAAAGCCTGGATTTATGCAAGCCATCATTTTCTGTGCGAAGCTTTCAAGCGCACATCTTCTAGCTCATTGTTTCAACTTATCCAGCAGCACTCCTGGCGAAGAGCATTTTCGCTCCTACCAGCGCATCGCACATACGCAGCCCTGTGTGCAGCACTCCGTGAAGTGCGAAACTTCgctcctgggagcgcatcgcacaatcgctcctgtGTGCAGCGTTCCGTGAGGTGCAAAACTTCGCTCGtgggagcgcatcgcacaatcgctccttTGTGCAGCGCTCCGTGCGGAGCTACCTCTTTTTCCTGTGAGCAGTGCGGGAGCGCGCTCAATAAGAAGAGCGGAGCGATTGAGGTACCTCTTTCGCTCTTGACCCAACACTACCCGGAAGGATGCAAGTTGGGGCCCCGAAgctggcgaatcatttgcacccccaccccgccagcaaaaaaaaaatagtgccTGTGACTGATTATTATAGGGCCCCcggcatttcaagtttactgttcaatctctCTACAGCAAGTTCAGTGCCAgtatcaccccccccccccccttaaaACACCATTAAAGGGGGCCCCAACTCTTCTTACCGCCTAGAGCCCCCGATAcacttaatccgccactgtatgccaaataaaagaaaaaaatcgataacaTGATAACAAGGATGGTAAGGTGGTGAGCGCTCCTTAACGCACAGAATCCGAACAACCTATGGACAGAGGTTTGTgaatggtttatttttcttgGAGGGTTAAAAACGAGTGGTCAATGTTGAATTAC
This sequence is a window from Anopheles merus strain MAF chromosome 3R, AmerM5.1, whole genome shotgun sequence. Protein-coding genes within it:
- the LOC121596520 gene encoding cytochrome P450 4C1-like; translated protein: MLATSHPDIMNAVLSHPDCLKKPFFYDFVKLEHGIFAGHYHSWKTQRKALNPTFNTRILNSFIPVFVQCSRQMVQHMEQSVGDVGRSISIFPFISKCTLEMVCGTTIGCDVMEQPGKETFIENVDRWFELAAKRMVSIHHYIELLYRFSRDFMEESEHRTSCFSFFETVIEKAKARINSTAIDDECEGYKKPLIFADQLLAAQHNGNLFTDIEVTHNIYSMIAAGNDTTALQVTHTCLFLAMHPAIQERVYREVMDVFPNPDQDIEVEDLKKLTYMERVIKETLRLAPSGPNIARQTMKDIEIAGLHIPRDSLIVMSIFSMHRRKDVWGPDADVFDPDRFLPERSEGRSANVFIPFSAGSRNCIGGRYAMLSMKVTLSSILRRLRLRSDLQMNDLQFRFGLTLKLESEYFVQVEKRM